A single region of the Rhizobium sp. NLR16a genome encodes:
- a CDS encoding ABC transporter ATP-binding protein produces the protein MPALSLEVENLSAGYGPTRVLEGISFTVPAGARLAVLGRNGMGKTTLLATLAGQTRRYQGQIHLGGSDVTAAPSAMRAHRGLGYVPQTRCVFPTLTVEENLFVGLKARPKTALEEAYAMFPRLKERRRNLGNQLSGGEQQMLSTARTILGRPSVLLLDEPLEGLAPVICEELMAAFADLAKKGDMTILLVEQRIQSALDFADHVIILERGRLAWTGTPERLSRDHQTVESLLGVGGLH, from the coding sequence ATGCCAGCCCTGTCGCTTGAGGTTGAAAACCTGTCGGCCGGATACGGGCCGACGCGGGTGCTCGAAGGCATCTCCTTCACCGTGCCGGCAGGCGCCCGTCTAGCCGTGCTCGGCCGTAACGGCATGGGCAAGACCACGCTCCTGGCAACGCTTGCCGGCCAGACCAGGCGGTATCAAGGCCAGATCCACCTCGGTGGTTCGGATGTCACCGCAGCACCGAGCGCAATGCGCGCCCATAGGGGCCTCGGCTATGTGCCTCAGACGCGCTGCGTCTTTCCCACGCTGACGGTCGAAGAGAACCTTTTCGTCGGTCTGAAGGCGCGGCCGAAGACGGCGCTGGAGGAAGCCTATGCCATGTTCCCGCGCCTGAAGGAGCGCCGCCGAAACCTCGGCAACCAGCTCTCCGGCGGCGAGCAGCAGATGCTTTCAACAGCCCGCACCATTCTCGGCCGCCCGTCCGTTCTGCTGCTCGACGAACCGCTCGAGGGCCTAGCGCCTGTCATTTGCGAGGAACTGATGGCTGCCTTCGCCGATCTCGCCAAGAAGGGCGATATGACCATCCTTCTTGTCGAACAGCGCATCCAGAGCGCGCTCGATTTCGCCGATCACGTCATCATCCTCGAACGCGGCCGACTGGCCTGGACAGGCACGCCGGAACGCCTGTCGAGAGATCATCAAACGGTCGAAAGCCTGCTCGGGGTCGGCGGCTTGCACTGA
- a CDS encoding ABC transporter ATP-binding protein, translated as MSPVFEVTNLRKAFGGLAVTNDVSLAMAPGDRIALIGPNGAGKTTFVNLVTGNLSPDSGEVRLGGEAVTKVDAIGRVKRGLVRSFQVTRLFQDMTPAEHVGLAVLQRDGKTRKMFGNFLAMPDVMAEVDDLLGKLGLASLMHRRVSEIAYGQQRLLEIAVALALRPKVLLLDEPAAGVPQSDTGRIEQALADLPADLAVLMIEHDMDLVFRFAKRVIVLAAGAIIFDGLPADVTKDARVREAYLGSYANASPVA; from the coding sequence ATGAGCCCGGTCTTCGAAGTAACCAATCTCAGGAAAGCCTTCGGCGGCCTTGCCGTCACCAATGATGTCTCGCTGGCAATGGCGCCCGGCGACCGCATCGCGCTGATCGGCCCGAACGGCGCCGGCAAGACCACCTTCGTCAACCTCGTCACCGGCAATCTCTCCCCCGATTCCGGCGAGGTTCGCCTCGGCGGCGAGGCGGTGACGAAGGTGGATGCGATCGGCAGGGTCAAACGCGGCCTCGTCCGATCCTTTCAGGTGACGCGGCTTTTTCAGGATATGACGCCCGCCGAACATGTGGGGCTCGCCGTCCTTCAGCGTGACGGAAAGACCCGCAAGATGTTCGGGAATTTCCTCGCCATGCCCGACGTCATGGCGGAGGTCGACGATCTCCTGGGTAAACTCGGGCTGGCCTCGCTGATGCATCGCAGAGTCAGCGAGATCGCCTATGGCCAGCAGCGGCTCCTCGAAATCGCCGTGGCGCTGGCGCTGAGGCCGAAGGTGCTGCTGCTCGACGAGCCTGCGGCCGGCGTGCCGCAAAGCGATACCGGCCGAATCGAACAGGCGCTGGCCGACCTTCCCGCCGATCTCGCCGTCCTGATGATCGAACACGACATGGACCTCGTCTTCCGTTTTGCCAAGCGCGTCATCGTGCTGGCGGCCGGCGCGATCATCTTCGACGGCCTGCCGGCCGATGTCACCAAGGATGCCCGCGTGCGCGAGGCCTATCTCGGGAGCTATGCCAATGCCAGCCCTGTCGCTTGA
- a CDS encoding branched-chain amino acid ABC transporter permease: MTLVMNNETERLRHRRAVNADLLGVAAITAIAAIGYFALPDNLALLTRMITIALLVLSLDLVTGYCGVATLGHAALFGSGAYAAGILSAHYGINDPLLMMLAGITGGAVAGLLCGAIILRAHGLPQLVLSIALIHLFHEFANKASSWTGGSDGLSGIAPDPIFGIFEFDLYGHTAFFFGTTLLVIVFMLLRLLVRSPFGMLCRGIRQDPLRIRAMGGSPKAALIKMYVISGAVAGVGGALNAISTQVVGLDSLSFTQSAEALVMLVLGGTGSLFGALSGTVIFMFFEDYVSAANPFHWLTMVGALLIAVVLFAPKGLYGTAAALICRRKETRA, translated from the coding sequence ATGACGCTCGTCATGAACAACGAAACCGAACGCCTCCGGCATCGGCGCGCAGTGAATGCCGATCTTCTCGGAGTAGCGGCCATCACGGCCATCGCCGCGATCGGCTATTTCGCCTTACCCGACAATCTGGCGCTTCTGACGCGGATGATCACGATCGCCCTGCTCGTCCTGTCGCTCGATCTCGTGACCGGTTATTGCGGCGTCGCAACGCTCGGCCATGCCGCGCTCTTCGGCTCCGGCGCCTATGCCGCCGGGATCCTGTCGGCGCATTACGGCATCAACGACCCGCTGCTGATGATGCTTGCCGGCATAACAGGGGGCGCGGTTGCCGGGCTGCTCTGCGGCGCGATCATCCTGCGCGCGCATGGGCTGCCGCAACTCGTGCTGTCGATTGCGCTCATCCACCTCTTCCATGAATTTGCCAACAAGGCCTCCTCCTGGACGGGAGGCAGCGACGGGCTTTCCGGCATTGCGCCGGACCCGATATTCGGCATTTTCGAATTCGATCTCTACGGCCATACCGCCTTCTTCTTCGGAACGACACTGCTCGTCATCGTCTTCATGCTGCTGCGATTGCTGGTTCGCTCACCCTTCGGCATGCTCTGCCGCGGCATCCGGCAAGACCCGCTGCGCATCCGCGCCATGGGCGGCTCGCCGAAGGCCGCTCTCATCAAGATGTACGTGATCTCAGGCGCCGTTGCCGGCGTCGGCGGCGCGCTGAATGCGATCTCGACCCAGGTCGTCGGGCTCGACAGCCTGTCCTTCACGCAATCGGCCGAAGCGCTTGTCATGCTCGTGCTCGGCGGCACCGGTTCCCTGTTCGGCGCGCTCTCCGGCACCGTCATCTTCATGTTCTTCGAGGATTATGTCTCGGCCGCCAACCCCTTTCACTGGCTGACCATGGTCGGCGCCCTGCTGATCGCCGTCGTGCTGTTTGCGCCGAAAGGCCTCTACGGAACGGCCGCCGCCTTGATCTGCCGCCGGAAGGAGACGCGCGCATGA
- a CDS encoding branched-chain amino acid ABC transporter permease → MQTVFSIAVDAFAYGMALFVISIGLSVTMGLMRVVNLAHGAFAMIGGYIASYAARDLGLSYAVAVVAAVVVTIIIAIPLERFLYRRIYGAPELTQVLMTIGITFCVIGIANYVMGPTLKTIPLAGTLQGSADLGFRTIPVHRLFVIFCGLAVALALWFAIERTSFGVKLRASVDDAAMAAALGVRTEIIYAVSFAVAVGLAAFGGVVGAELLPVEPYYALRYMVTFLVVVSVGGAGSIPGALIACLLLGAIDTTGRYLMPEFGEFFFYLAVIAIICIFPRGLAGRMK, encoded by the coding sequence ATGCAGACAGTCTTCAGCATCGCCGTCGACGCCTTTGCCTATGGCATGGCGCTCTTCGTGATCTCGATCGGCCTTTCCGTGACCATGGGGCTGATGCGTGTCGTCAACCTGGCTCATGGCGCCTTCGCCATGATCGGAGGCTACATCGCCTCCTATGCCGCCCGTGACCTCGGTCTTAGTTATGCTGTCGCAGTCGTCGCGGCCGTCGTCGTCACGATCATCATCGCAATTCCGCTCGAGCGTTTTCTCTACCGCCGGATCTATGGCGCCCCTGAACTGACCCAGGTGCTGATGACAATCGGCATCACTTTCTGCGTCATCGGCATCGCGAACTACGTGATGGGACCGACGCTGAAGACGATACCGCTTGCCGGCACCTTGCAGGGATCGGCCGATCTCGGATTCCGCACCATTCCCGTGCACCGGCTTTTCGTCATCTTCTGCGGCCTCGCCGTTGCGCTCGCCCTGTGGTTCGCGATCGAGCGAACGAGCTTCGGGGTCAAGCTGCGCGCCTCCGTCGACGATGCGGCGATGGCTGCCGCACTCGGCGTGCGCACAGAGATCATCTATGCGGTGAGCTTTGCCGTTGCCGTCGGGCTTGCCGCCTTCGGCGGCGTGGTCGGCGCCGAACTCCTGCCGGTCGAGCCCTATTATGCGCTGCGTTACATGGTGACCTTCCTCGTCGTCGTCTCCGTCGGCGGCGCCGGCTCCATTCCGGGCGCGCTGATTGCCTGCCTGCTGCTTGGCGCCATCGATACGACGGGACGCTATCTGATGCCGGAATTCGGGGAATTCTTCTTCTATCTCGCCGTGATCGCCATCATCTGCATCTTCCCGCGCGGCCTTGCCGGAAGGATGAAATAG